In a genomic window of Thermogemmata fonticola:
- a CDS encoding ThuA domain-containing protein yields the protein MPAAISGVQQARGARRLRNGLVLMGLLTLAMAGVQAADDIVVLKGSTGAGQGKHIVLISGDQEYRSEETITQLAKILAHRHGFTCTVLYTVDPQTGTINPNIGNIPGLNALEHADLMVIFTRFLNLPDEQMQHIVTYLARGKPVVGLRTATHAFNIPKDRKYHKYSWNYNGEDYAGGFGKQVLGETWVAHHGAHGKEGTRGRIAPGQEKHPILRGIGDGEIFGPTDVYTVRLPLPGDSLPLVLGEVTATLQPDSPAVRGKKNDPMMPIAWVKTYRGEKGATGRVFTTTMGASQDFANEATRRLIVNACFWAVGLEDKIPPKTDVTVVGTFTPSPFRFKSPKEWQPGVKPADLFRP from the coding sequence ATGCCGGCCGCGATTTCCGGGGTCCAGCAGGCGCGAGGAGCAAGGCGCCTCCGCAACGGCCTGGTTTTGATGGGCCTTCTGACACTCGCAATGGCTGGCGTTCAGGCAGCGGATGACATCGTCGTGCTCAAAGGTTCCACGGGAGCAGGCCAAGGGAAACACATCGTCCTTATCAGCGGCGATCAGGAATACCGCTCCGAAGAGACCATCACCCAATTGGCGAAGATTTTGGCCCACCGTCACGGCTTCACCTGCACAGTGCTCTACACAGTGGACCCACAAACCGGAACGATTAATCCCAATATCGGAAACATACCAGGATTGAATGCCTTGGAACATGCGGACCTCATGGTGATCTTCACGCGCTTCCTCAACTTGCCGGATGAGCAAATGCAACATATCGTAACCTATCTTGCCCGTGGCAAACCTGTGGTGGGATTACGCACGGCCACTCATGCCTTCAACATTCCCAAGGATCGTAAATATCACAAGTATTCCTGGAATTACAACGGAGAGGATTATGCAGGTGGGTTTGGCAAACAAGTCTTAGGGGAAACGTGGGTGGCACACCATGGCGCCCATGGAAAAGAGGGAACGCGCGGGCGGATTGCTCCCGGCCAGGAGAAGCATCCGATTCTGCGCGGCATTGGAGATGGCGAGATATTTGGGCCGACCGATGTTTATACCGTCCGCCTGCCGTTGCCGGGGGATAGCCTGCCGCTCGTGCTCGGAGAGGTGACAGCAACTTTACAGCCGGATTCTCCCGCTGTCCGCGGCAAAAAGAACGACCCGATGATGCCGATCGCTTGGGTCAAAACTTACCGTGGGGAAAAAGGTGCCACCGGGCGCGTCTTCACCACCACCATGGGTGCTTCGCAAGATTTTGCCAACGAGGCCACCCGCCGATTGATCGTCAATGCTTGTTTCTGGGCCGTTGGCCTGGAGGATAAGATTCCACCCAAGACGGATGTAACGGTGGTCGGCACCTTCACCCCCTCCCCCTTCCGCTTCAAGAGTCCCAAGGAATGGCAACCCGGCGTCAAACCTGCGGACCTGTTCCGCCCGTAA
- a CDS encoding 3-deoxy-D-manno-octulosonic acid transferase, producing the protein MLLNLCYVLALSCFFPWLLWRAIRTGRYRRHLPSRLFGPIHLRKGPMVPKSAAEPPAVWFHGVSVGEIHLLVPLVQAFRKRFPHWRVVVSASTDSGLDEARRTFSDLTVLPWPFDFTWAVQQALDTLQPRLIVLAESELWPNFLDAARRRHIPVCVVNGRISPRTAARWQRWPALVWRLLLKPVSHFVVQSEADAQRLRQLGVPPEKITVTGSIKFDGALHYQPGKTQELARWLGLPWPRPASFAADDPSAPSGPPILWLAGSTHPPEEEIVLRVFADLRRRYPRLHLLLVPRHPDHFEEVAQLVAKTGLSWVRRSRHPQPLAALPAVILWDTIGELQAAWGLADVGFVGGSLDGRRGGQSMIEPAGQGIPCLFGPHVWNFRQAAEQLVERGAAIQVPQAADLEPQLERLLQDPQGRRRMGQIAQEFVRSQQGAVHRTLQVLEKLLSAYISGPGERPVATE; encoded by the coding sequence ATGCTCCTGAATCTTTGCTACGTCTTAGCGTTGTCCTGCTTCTTCCCCTGGCTGCTCTGGCGCGCCATTCGTACAGGCCGTTATCGCCGCCATTTGCCCTCCCGGCTCTTTGGTCCTATCCATCTGCGGAAAGGACCGATGGTACCAAAAAGTGCGGCGGAACCGCCCGCCGTCTGGTTTCACGGCGTCAGCGTGGGGGAAATCCATCTCTTGGTTCCGTTAGTGCAGGCTTTTCGGAAGCGGTTTCCTCACTGGCGAGTCGTGGTCTCGGCTTCCACCGACAGCGGACTGGATGAAGCCAGGCGCACATTCTCTGATCTGACGGTGCTCCCCTGGCCTTTCGATTTTACTTGGGCGGTGCAGCAAGCGCTGGATACCCTCCAACCGCGGCTGATAGTCCTGGCCGAGAGTGAACTGTGGCCAAACTTTCTGGATGCAGCTCGCCGGCGGCACATTCCAGTCTGCGTGGTCAACGGGCGGATCAGCCCGCGGACGGCAGCACGCTGGCAACGCTGGCCGGCTCTGGTATGGCGGCTGCTCTTGAAGCCAGTCAGCCATTTTGTCGTGCAGAGTGAAGCGGATGCCCAGCGCTTGCGCCAACTGGGAGTCCCACCGGAAAAAATTACGGTGACCGGTTCCATCAAATTTGATGGCGCCCTGCATTACCAGCCTGGGAAAACCCAGGAACTTGCACGCTGGTTGGGTCTCCCCTGGCCGAGGCCCGCTTCCTTCGCTGCGGATGATCCTTCTGCCCCGTCAGGTCCGCCGATTCTCTGGCTCGCCGGCAGCACACATCCTCCGGAGGAAGAGATTGTCCTGCGAGTATTTGCCGACTTGCGCCGCCGCTATCCCCGCCTGCATCTGCTCCTTGTTCCGCGGCATCCGGACCATTTTGAGGAGGTGGCCCAGCTTGTGGCGAAGACAGGACTGTCTTGGGTGCGCCGCTCTCGGCACCCGCAACCGCTGGCCGCTTTACCCGCGGTCATCTTGTGGGATACCATCGGGGAGTTGCAGGCAGCGTGGGGCTTGGCCGATGTCGGTTTTGTGGGGGGAAGCCTGGATGGGCGTCGCGGCGGGCAAAGCATGATTGAGCCGGCAGGGCAGGGGATTCCTTGCCTCTTCGGTCCGCATGTCTGGAATTTCCGCCAGGCGGCGGAGCAATTGGTCGAACGAGGAGCAGCGATCCAAGTCCCTCAGGCCGCTGATCTGGAACCTCAGTTGGAACGCCTGCTGCAAGACCCGCAAGGCCGCCGACGCATGGGGCAGATCGCCCAGGAATTCGTACGCAGTCAGCAGGGAGCAGTGCACCGCACGCTCCAAGTTTTGGAAAAATTGCTGTCCGCTTATATCTCTGGGCCAGGAGAGCGTCCCGTCGCTACGGAATAA
- the secA gene encoding preprotein translocase subunit SecA codes for MSMTQTAALEPTFWERLGEKFNTFAEGCVQFLARLMGGSANERKIKSLGYYRPKNSETHIVIPGSPLARINELEPRMQALSDAELKELTVQFKKRLAAGETLDDLLPEAFAACREAARRTKNMRHYDVQLIGGMILHGYGEKQGAIAEMVTGEGKTLVATLPAYLNALEGKGVHIVTVNDYLARRDCEWMLPIYNALGVSAAYIQSDMDPDNRRRAYQADITYGTASEFGFDYLRDNMKLARHDDEEFHPYYRQVQRVPLNYAIIDEVDNILIDEARTPLIISGPAFSDARRFADADRIARALTELERKARKELAATGVVVITGTEGDNLPTLSPPDPKRVDPQNPPPRGVYFEIKEKERTCHLTDAGVRKAEELAGVESFYTAGNMEWPHLIDNALKAHHLYHLDRHYIIDRDPRENHELSIVIIDEHTGRAMYGRQWSDGLHQAIEAKHQKDGVRIKQETQTLATITLQNFFKLYRKRAGMTGTAKTEENEFWKIYGMEVFVVPTNKPLRRINYPDLVFRTEKEKWDAIVEEIVEIHRSGRPILIGTRDVDKSEKLSRMLKMRGIPHELLNAKPENVAREAEIIAQAGRLGAVTIATNMAGRGTDIILGGNPETLAWARLKQLKGPDGRSLYPTRLDVPNDVWIQTVAEIEAKEKMKEEGRKVAELGGLHIIGTERHDSRRIDNQLRGRAGRQGDPGSSRFYLSLQDDLMRLFASEWVASVLTRLGMKEGEAIESRMVTRRIEKAQKKVEEWHFDQRKNLLEYDEVMDYQRKSVYGKRQEILDGKNPRAEILAMLRWQMDKAIQRFLDPDYGPASFASFAANRLGIEFQASEFRSGFEDAVKYAQDKAVQTIPTIIQELLEENLNPDEDPADWRWSELCRALQARFGLEYTDRELKKIPRERLDEFLIAKAEEKLLAVDLQDGQRYLSRSYGAESLAEWMRQKFDIRIDPAPLLEMETEQLRQFLYRKIREAYRKKDIEFPVLNALRLYLPEKMSSGHPPDREKLYNWAVQRLGTALVTMRNPQAFADPNGFFHAANQTLAEFGLTEEFVRTESRSRIREKLLEISAQAIPAADFEEIEARVDEVLSGTHHAEEEDARELADWCKQTLHLDLEASAFVGQNREQVLHRILNAYDKKYRPEMRSVERGLILEQLDNAWKSHLLVMDSLRSGVGLRGYAQEDPKIVYKREGMKEFEAMWEGVRERITESVFRMEEMGDDTALSALWAGARATHEAALSALQARQAQEQQAAMQTNTGSESRRIEPIRNVGRKVGRNDPCPCGSGKKYKNCHMRLESGKR; via the coding sequence ATGTCTATGACGCAAACCGCTGCCCTGGAGCCGACCTTCTGGGAGCGTCTAGGGGAGAAGTTTAACACCTTCGCAGAAGGGTGCGTGCAGTTTCTGGCCCGTCTGATGGGCGGCTCGGCCAATGAACGTAAGATCAAATCTTTGGGGTACTACCGGCCCAAGAACAGCGAGACGCACATTGTCATTCCCGGCAGTCCCCTAGCGCGGATCAATGAGCTGGAACCGCGGATGCAAGCTCTCAGCGACGCGGAACTCAAAGAGCTGACGGTGCAATTCAAGAAGCGCCTGGCTGCCGGGGAAACGCTGGATGATCTCCTGCCGGAAGCCTTTGCTGCCTGTCGGGAGGCCGCCCGCCGGACCAAAAACATGCGGCATTACGACGTCCAGCTCATCGGCGGCATGATTCTGCACGGCTACGGCGAAAAACAGGGAGCCATCGCGGAGATGGTCACAGGGGAAGGGAAAACCCTGGTGGCCACCCTCCCTGCTTACCTCAATGCCCTCGAAGGCAAGGGCGTACACATCGTCACCGTCAATGATTATCTGGCACGCCGGGACTGCGAGTGGATGCTGCCCATCTACAACGCTCTGGGAGTGAGTGCTGCCTACATCCAATCGGACATGGACCCGGACAATCGCCGCCGAGCCTATCAGGCGGACATCACCTACGGTACGGCCAGCGAGTTCGGCTTCGACTACCTCCGCGACAATATGAAACTGGCCCGGCATGACGACGAGGAATTCCATCCCTATTACCGCCAAGTCCAGCGCGTGCCGCTCAACTACGCCATCATCGACGAGGTCGATAACATCCTCATCGATGAGGCCCGCACGCCGCTTATCATTAGTGGCCCAGCGTTCTCGGATGCCCGCCGCTTCGCCGATGCCGATCGCATCGCCCGCGCTTTGACCGAGTTGGAACGCAAAGCCCGTAAGGAACTCGCCGCCACCGGCGTCGTGGTCATCACCGGCACCGAAGGAGACAACCTGCCGACACTTTCCCCTCCTGATCCCAAGCGTGTGGACCCGCAGAATCCGCCGCCTCGGGGCGTTTACTTTGAAATCAAGGAGAAGGAACGGACCTGCCACTTGACCGACGCCGGGGTCCGCAAAGCCGAGGAACTGGCCGGGGTCGAGAGCTTCTACACCGCCGGCAATATGGAATGGCCGCACCTCATCGACAACGCCCTCAAGGCCCATCACCTCTACCACCTGGATCGCCACTACATCATTGACCGCGATCCCCGCGAAAACCACGAGCTGAGCATCGTCATCATCGATGAGCACACCGGGCGAGCCATGTACGGGCGGCAGTGGTCCGACGGCCTCCACCAAGCGATTGAAGCCAAGCACCAAAAGGACGGCGTCCGCATCAAACAGGAGACGCAAACCCTCGCCACCATCACCTTGCAAAACTTCTTCAAGCTCTATCGCAAGCGGGCTGGCATGACCGGAACCGCCAAAACGGAGGAAAACGAGTTCTGGAAAATCTACGGCATGGAAGTCTTCGTCGTGCCGACCAACAAACCCCTGCGGCGGATCAACTACCCCGACCTCGTCTTCCGCACGGAGAAGGAAAAGTGGGATGCCATCGTCGAAGAGATCGTAGAGATACACCGCAGTGGCCGCCCTATCCTCATCGGCACACGTGATGTGGATAAAAGCGAGAAGCTCTCGCGCATGCTCAAGATGCGCGGGATACCACACGAGTTGCTCAACGCCAAGCCGGAAAATGTCGCGCGGGAAGCCGAGATCATCGCTCAGGCCGGACGCCTGGGAGCCGTCACCATCGCCACAAACATGGCTGGCCGTGGTACCGACATCATCCTCGGCGGCAACCCGGAAACCCTCGCCTGGGCACGCCTCAAACAGCTCAAAGGCCCCGATGGACGTTCCTTATACCCCACTCGCCTCGACGTCCCCAACGACGTCTGGATCCAAACGGTCGCAGAGATCGAAGCCAAGGAGAAGATGAAGGAGGAAGGACGGAAAGTCGCGGAACTCGGCGGCCTGCACATCATCGGCACGGAACGCCATGATTCCCGCCGGATTGACAATCAGCTCCGCGGCCGCGCCGGCCGCCAGGGAGACCCCGGTTCCAGCCGCTTCTACCTGTCCCTTCAGGACGACCTGATGCGCCTCTTCGCCTCAGAATGGGTGGCCAGCGTCCTGACACGCCTGGGCATGAAGGAAGGCGAGGCCATCGAGTCCCGCATGGTCACACGCCGCATCGAAAAAGCCCAGAAGAAAGTCGAAGAGTGGCATTTCGATCAGCGTAAAAACCTCCTCGAATACGACGAAGTCATGGATTACCAGCGCAAGAGCGTCTATGGCAAACGCCAGGAGATTCTCGACGGCAAGAATCCCCGGGCAGAAATCCTCGCCATGCTCCGCTGGCAAATGGACAAGGCCATCCAGCGCTTCCTCGACCCAGACTACGGCCCGGCCAGCTTCGCCAGCTTTGCCGCCAACCGCCTCGGCATCGAGTTCCAGGCCTCGGAGTTCCGCTCCGGTTTCGAGGACGCCGTCAAATACGCTCAGGATAAAGCCGTTCAAACCATCCCCACCATCATTCAGGAATTGCTCGAGGAAAACCTCAACCCCGATGAAGACCCTGCGGACTGGCGCTGGAGCGAACTCTGCCGTGCTCTGCAAGCCCGCTTCGGCCTGGAATACACCGATCGGGAATTGAAAAAGATTCCCCGCGAGCGCCTCGATGAGTTTCTCATTGCCAAGGCCGAGGAAAAACTCCTAGCCGTCGATCTCCAGGATGGCCAGCGCTATCTGAGCCGGTCCTACGGCGCCGAGTCCCTGGCGGAGTGGATGCGGCAAAAATTCGACATCCGCATCGATCCCGCACCCCTGCTAGAGATGGAAACGGAGCAGCTCCGCCAGTTCCTCTATCGCAAAATTCGGGAGGCGTACCGGAAAAAGGATATCGAGTTCCCCGTGCTCAACGCCCTACGGCTCTATCTGCCGGAAAAGATGAGCAGCGGACATCCCCCCGACCGGGAGAAGCTTTACAACTGGGCGGTGCAACGCTTGGGTACAGCTTTGGTGACCATGCGTAACCCCCAAGCCTTTGCCGACCCCAATGGGTTCTTCCACGCCGCTAACCAGACGCTGGCTGAATTCGGCTTGACGGAAGAGTTCGTCCGCACGGAATCCCGCAGCCGTATCCGGGAAAAGTTGTTGGAGATCTCCGCCCAAGCGATACCCGCCGCAGATTTCGAGGAAATCGAGGCACGTGTAGATGAGGTTCTCTCCGGCACTCACCATGCCGAAGAAGAAGATGCACGGGAACTCGCCGACTGGTGTAAACAAACCCTGCATCTGGACCTGGAAGCGTCCGCTTTCGTCGGGCAGAACCGGGAACAAGTCCTCCACCGCATTCTCAATGCCTATGACAAAAAATATCGTCCGGAGATGCGCTCCGTGGAGCGAGGCTTGATCCTGGAGCAACTCGACAACGCCTGGAAGTCCCACCTGTTGGTCATGGACAGCCTGCGTAGCGGCGTCGGCCTGCGGGGTTACGCCCAGGAAGACCCCAAGATCGTCTACAAACGAGAGGGAATGAAAGAGTTCGAGGCGATGTGGGAAGGGGTGCGGGAACGGATCACGGAGTCGGTGTTCCGCATGGAGGAGATGGGAGATGACACCGCTCTGTCGGCACTTTGGGCGGGGGCGCGGGCGACGCATGAAGCCGCCCTCTCCGCCCTGCAAGCCCGCCAGGCTCAGGAACAGCAGGCCGCCATGCAAACCAACACCGGCAGCGAATCCCGGCGTATCGAACCAATTCGCAACGTCGGCAGGAAGGTCGGCCGCAATGACCCCTGTCCCTGCGGCAGCGGCAAAAAGTATAAGAACTGCCACATGCGGCTCGAATCCGGGAAACGCTGA
- a CDS encoding aminotransferase class IV, giving the protein MSDSLVWCNGRFLAQAEAALPWTDAGFVYGAVLVDNARTFQRQLFRWPQHLERFRRHCRLCGLALPYSDDQLTAVAKELIAHNGRLLDEKAEMQVVTFATPGPIGWLVGKESDGSPTTGMMVYPLSRQRYRRFFSEGVALEITGQQHSHPSDILPPAIKHRSRLMWFLAERRKRLPHAVPVLVNQEGIGDTPLGAIVAVRGGTILLPPADAVLESISVQFLRELCQGYGIPVQESPWNLRELTAEPSGGRERLPAEPIQELLLVGTAFCIAGVRQLVSSSGERIFPWPGEMYSLLLAAWERQVGSPIAQYFLDSPG; this is encoded by the coding sequence ATGTCCGATTCTCTCGTGTGGTGCAATGGCCGGTTTTTAGCGCAAGCGGAGGCGGCGTTGCCGTGGACCGATGCCGGATTTGTGTATGGTGCCGTACTTGTCGATAATGCCCGGACCTTCCAGCGGCAGTTGTTCCGTTGGCCCCAGCACCTGGAGCGCTTCCGCCGCCACTGTAGACTCTGCGGCCTGGCTTTGCCTTACTCCGACGACCAACTGACCGCCGTCGCAAAGGAACTGATCGCGCACAACGGCCGGCTCCTGGACGAGAAGGCAGAGATGCAAGTGGTGACCTTTGCCACTCCAGGCCCAATCGGTTGGCTTGTGGGAAAGGAGAGCGATGGCTCGCCAACCACCGGCATGATGGTCTATCCGTTGTCCCGCCAGCGGTACCGCCGGTTTTTTTCCGAAGGGGTCGCCCTGGAGATCACCGGCCAGCAGCACTCCCACCCCAGTGACATCCTGCCGCCAGCGATCAAGCATCGCAGCCGCCTGATGTGGTTTCTGGCGGAACGTCGCAAACGCCTGCCCCATGCGGTGCCGGTGCTGGTGAATCAAGAGGGGATTGGAGATACGCCTTTGGGCGCGATTGTTGCGGTTCGTGGGGGCACGATCCTACTGCCGCCGGCCGATGCGGTCCTGGAAAGCATCAGCGTACAATTCCTGCGTGAGCTGTGCCAGGGTTACGGCATTCCCGTGCAGGAGTCGCCGTGGAACCTGCGTGAACTGACTGCTGAGCCAAGCGGGGGAAGGGAACGTCTCCCGGCAGAGCCGATCCAAGAGCTACTGCTTGTGGGAACCGCCTTTTGCATAGCAGGAGTACGGCAGTTGGTTTCTTCCAGCGGCGAGCGGATTTTCCCCTGGCCTGGCGAGATGTATTCCCTTCTGCTCGCCGCTTGGGAGCGGCAGGTGGGCAGTCCGATCGCTCAGTATTTTCTGGATTCCCCAGGCTAA
- a CDS encoding MFS transporter translates to MSTMDPPVRPADGLLRFKLSTMMFLQFFIWGAWFELGFDYIPKLGFQDTWQLPLIFGAFNIGALVALFFSTQFADRHFAAEKFLAFSHLVGGVAILGLFFIRPNPNDPQEVNLLFWPFFGLMLVHSIFYVPTISITNSIAFANLQDPQRQFGPIRVWGTIGWIAASWPFIFLLVDWSRVPPMTEVGFFQWLGTALGSSLVGENSMAMKRCIFLVAGVASLLLAAFSLCLPHTPPKPAATAADALAWLKAMRHLKKPFIAVLFLVTFIDAAVHQSFFYWTFTFLGPKVDGGWVDIPANWVGPVMKIGQIAEILTMFILGYALKSLGWRWTMILGVLGHAARFAVFTYYPEPWAAITVNVLHGICYAFFFATVYIFVDEFFPKDVRASAQGLFNVLILGVGPFAANVLCGYLRQVYVMSNPVVPDKTMVNYPAVFQYSMGAALVAALLLALLFHPPKQASAVESA, encoded by the coding sequence ATGAGCACGATGGATCCTCCGGTGCGTCCGGCAGACGGTCTGCTGCGGTTCAAACTGTCCACGATGATGTTTTTGCAGTTTTTCATCTGGGGCGCCTGGTTCGAGTTGGGTTTCGATTACATCCCGAAGCTAGGCTTCCAGGATACCTGGCAACTGCCGCTCATTTTCGGGGCTTTCAACATCGGCGCTTTGGTGGCGCTCTTTTTCAGCACCCAGTTTGCGGACCGGCACTTCGCAGCGGAAAAGTTCCTGGCATTCAGCCATCTGGTCGGCGGAGTGGCGATCTTGGGCCTGTTCTTCATCCGGCCTAATCCGAACGATCCCCAGGAGGTGAATCTGCTCTTCTGGCCTTTCTTCGGCTTAATGCTGGTCCATTCCATCTTTTATGTGCCGACGATTTCCATCACCAATTCAATTGCCTTCGCCAACTTACAGGACCCGCAACGGCAGTTTGGCCCGATACGCGTCTGGGGAACGATTGGCTGGATCGCGGCGAGTTGGCCCTTTATCTTTTTGCTGGTGGATTGGAGCCGCGTGCCTCCCATGACGGAGGTGGGATTTTTCCAATGGCTGGGTACCGCTTTGGGCAGCTCGCTGGTGGGTGAAAACTCCATGGCGATGAAGCGGTGCATCTTCCTGGTTGCGGGGGTGGCTTCCCTCCTGCTAGCAGCTTTCAGCCTGTGCCTACCCCATACGCCTCCCAAACCGGCAGCGACGGCAGCGGACGCTCTGGCTTGGCTCAAAGCCATGCGCCATCTGAAGAAGCCCTTTATCGCCGTCCTCTTTCTGGTCACCTTCATCGATGCGGCCGTCCACCAGAGCTTCTTCTATTGGACCTTCACCTTCCTGGGTCCGAAAGTAGACGGCGGTTGGGTGGACATCCCGGCCAATTGGGTCGGACCCGTGATGAAGATCGGCCAGATCGCCGAAATCCTCACCATGTTCATTCTCGGCTACGCCCTCAAGAGCCTCGGCTGGCGCTGGACCATGATCCTGGGAGTGTTGGGGCATGCCGCCCGATTTGCCGTCTTCACCTATTACCCGGAGCCGTGGGCAGCGATCACTGTGAATGTCCTCCACGGTATCTGCTATGCCTTTTTCTTCGCCACGGTGTACATCTTCGTGGATGAGTTCTTCCCGAAAGATGTGCGAGCCAGTGCTCAGGGATTGTTCAACGTTCTCATCCTGGGAGTCGGACCTTTTGCCGCGAATGTTCTCTGCGGCTATCTGCGCCAGGTTTACGTCATGAGTAATCCGGTAGTCCCGGACAAGACGATGGTCAACTACCCGGCGGTGTTCCAGTATTCGATGGGTGCGGCGCTCGTGGCGGCCCTTCTCCTCGCACTGCTGTTCCATCCGCCGAAGCAAGCCTCGGCAGTGGAGTCAGCTTGA